A stretch of Babesia bigemina genome assembly Bbig001, chromosome : III DNA encodes these proteins:
- a CDS encoding YT521-B-like family protein, putative: MRSRPGNCSVQNNVFCLPNGRQFNGKQFDLLWIRVVELPFSDCVHLKNSFDDGRPVKVARDGQRIDQSTGKELCILFENRFLQKPIPWQPEMYGSQYGAYVINPQGYQCVGVAPGAQTIPPLSGFPVIPISHAPVDLQHIGVVAPYYQVPPVSSPRNQKRSRSGATPQNGQAEKPTDVEGGYRMTEDHALKAAEYNPALAIFPVDLTNLSYEHYISLYNVSHQYWIEQQEPDVKPESE, from the coding sequence ATGCGATCGAGGCCAGGGAACTGCAGTGTACAGAATAACGTTTTCTGCCTACCCAACGGAAGGCAGTTCAACGGCAAGCAATTCGATCTCCTTTGGATTAGGGTGGTGGAATTGCCATTCTCGGACTGTGTTCATCTTAAGAACAGCTTCGACGACGGCAGGCCGGTGAAGGTCGCGCGCGACGGACAAAGGATTGATCAATCTACTGGAAAGGAACTGTGTATACTCTTCGAGAACAGGTTCTTGCAGAAACCCATACCGTGGCAACCGGAAATGTACGGAAGCCAATATGGTGCGTACGTGATCAACCCTCAAGGATATCAATGCGTGGGAGTAGCCCCAGGTGCACAGACCATACCCCCGTTGTCTGGATTTCCGGTTATACCAATATCTCACGCCCCAGTTGATTTgcagcacattggcgtTGTGGCGCCTTACTACCAGGTGCCCCCCGTGTCGTCACCTCGGAATCAAAAAAGGTCGCGAAGTGGCGCAACGCCTCAAAACGGGCAGGCTGAAAAGCCCACTGACGTTGAAGGAGGGTACCGCATGACCGAGGATCACGCGTTAAAGGCGGCGGAGTATAACCCGGCACTGGCAATTTTCCCTGTTGATTTAACGAATTTGTCATACGAGCACTACATCTCCCTATATAACGTCTCGCACCAGTACTGGATTGAACAACAGGAACCTGATGTTAAACCCGAAAGCGAGTGA
- a CDS encoding 60S acidic ribosomal protein P2 (L12EI), putative — MALKYVSSYLLAVASGNESPSVADLKKILDAVGSEVDDDCLEGLVASMSGKTVHEVSDRHVFYALL, encoded by the coding sequence ATGGCTCTCAAGTACGTTTCGAGCTACCTGCTCGCCGTCGCTAGCGGCAACGAAAGCCCGAGTGTCGCGGACCTCAAGAAGATTCTCGACGCCGTTGGGTCGGAGGTCGACGATGACTGCCTGGAAGGTCTCGTCGCGTCCATGAGCGGCAAGACCGTCCACGAGGTTAGTGATCGCCATGTTTTCTACGCCCTGTTGTGA